One stretch of Cohnella algarum DNA includes these proteins:
- a CDS encoding ABC transporter permease has protein sequence MQGSGIARLGKKIVRDRQLLIIFLPCVVFYLLFRYGPLYGLIIAFKDYSVFRGVMDSPWVGFEHFQNFFNSPDFWMLFRNTFLLGFLTLVFSFPFPILLAMLLNEVRVSWFKKGVQTASYLPTFLSVVIISSMIIDFLSPTNGIVNKIIGWFGFESKYFLIDPDWFRPIYILSEIWTNAGYESIVYLAAIAGISPTLYEAARVDGAGRFRMMFNVTLPSILPTILVMFILKTGQMITIGYEKVLILYNTMTYEVADVFSTYVYRKGLLDNDYSYGAAVGLFEAFVAMALLLISNRISKRMGGSGLW, from the coding sequence GTGCAAGGTTCCGGCATCGCCAGGCTTGGCAAAAAGATCGTTCGCGACCGGCAATTGTTAATCATTTTTCTCCCTTGCGTCGTGTTTTACTTGTTGTTCCGTTACGGGCCGCTATACGGTTTGATCATTGCCTTCAAAGACTACAGCGTCTTTAGAGGAGTGATGGACAGCCCGTGGGTGGGCTTTGAGCATTTTCAAAACTTTTTCAATTCCCCGGACTTTTGGATGTTATTCCGCAATACGTTTTTGCTCGGTTTTCTGACGTTGGTCTTTTCGTTTCCGTTCCCGATTTTGCTCGCCATGCTGCTGAATGAAGTACGGGTGTCCTGGTTCAAAAAAGGGGTGCAAACGGCAAGCTATTTGCCGACGTTTTTATCGGTCGTCATTATTTCCAGCATGATTATCGACTTCCTGTCTCCGACGAACGGGATCGTGAATAAAATCATCGGATGGTTCGGATTCGAAAGCAAGTATTTCCTGATCGATCCGGATTGGTTCCGGCCGATCTACATCCTGTCGGAAATTTGGACGAACGCGGGCTATGAGTCCATCGTCTATTTGGCGGCGATTGCCGGGATCAGCCCGACGCTGTACGAGGCGGCTCGCGTGGACGGCGCAGGCCGTTTCCGGATGATGTTCAACGTGACTTTGCCTAGCATTTTACCAACGATTTTAGTTATGTTTATTTTAAAGACAGGCCAAATGATTACGATCGGCTACGAAAAAGTATTGATTTTGTATAATACGATGACCTATGAAGTGGCCGACGTCTTTTCGACATACGTTTACCGCAAAGGCTTGCTGGATAACGATTACAGCTACGGCGCCGCCGTCGGCTTATTCGAGGCGTTCGTAGCGATGGCCCTCTTGTTGATTTCGAACCGGATAAGCAAACGCATGGGGGGCAGCGGATTATGGTAA
- a CDS encoding S-layer homology domain-containing protein, producing MKLKGLKRWTISTFCGLFIAGSIPISASAQSAAGEPIEIYRNSFDAPSAIPGWSATSGYATLANSLDEQNANPNAHLSIKGSGQPLSVQSDRFDAQESTEYRFAGKIKWENMTGDVRFSLRFYDRDGQLLAAENSAWTAPATSAGAWLDLDYTATSPAGAVSAEVAIDSEEATSGTFLVDDLTVTDAESKVVFSENFSLLMNVPGWTSTSDKMSVLTDSVDGNPALLLDDIYTVNGESASRLQLRSEKMQVTAGNSYSFSLRANSVAQTHSLNLRLYFYNEAGVSVGEILVGKTAADLLGKGWQELSSAVVTAPEGAVSALLSFESGHVSRTKAYFDDVVVYEHAPAGDNGEDNGSGNEPPIGTALINPGFELEAEADGSVPGWTVQPALASYGESAISRSIAKSGSASLYFYDKDSTSAGGYRIFSNPFAVKEGSKVSVGAQVYRVQQTHSVVLEINFYDGEGTIIQTINKLHPASATKANEWNPITNADQVAPAGTVSASVSIYSGYVSITEMYIDDVTVDVVEATAPDDSYPSDIQNGGFEAAPIEGGIANWTVDPAAAGGTAALNSAIAKEGGQSLYFEDASTEIGFRVMSDPIAAVPGDSVLVSSDVYVLSQTHNIVLEVNFFQQDGSSAGASATELFSGNTLGTEKWSTMRKTVEIPAGAAYITVSFYSGNPSLTKAYFDNVTISVMPKETPLAREYGAPVDLGAMVDVSLGQAGAIQTLENGDNEVYFVTNGKPGTFFVLDGDTGELKFSEVIPNTIATWAMTIGDDQNVYFSGTEDGELYRYDSVKREVEALGNNTTDNWTWDLAAIDGKIYGGTYNSLTHGKLYEYDVANRAFRNYGVVEPGQQYVRGIAVDDRYLYAAMGTTVRLYKVDRITGEKTEIPIPGYSGTTGTMGAVYVLNGKIFAAVSTQKMVVIDAATGAVDAEFSYNDMFSEPDPKNGNLVYYKYNTSLYSYDMEAKKTAPIELDASLPDTPRVKDMTWITPQSGEKAGKTILAIITQYGEYLYADLEEGTLDYVPLEVDLMPVNIQSLQTGFDGRLYMGGYQRGMSVYDPFSETIVENLPTFAQPEGIGFLNGKVYYGTYVSAVMYEYDPTQETVMNENPVMVFDIEHQDRPFAITSGDDRLFVGTVPDYGYLGGSLATYDDRTKEWKQFDHEDLVPNQSIIGLAYEDGYLYGSTTVWGGLGIDPSETEAVIFIWDAVQEKVVKKIKLSDLGLTIDEAPRMIGSLEFGPDGLLWGIADGTIFALDVSDLNEIRIAKQKMINPSLYNSSKWMPYEIRFAPDGMLYTTLSRKLYAIDPETLQYKLVYDGFVNSMTLGINGTIYFAPEAGTNLSKIEIPETDATLSDIRIDGTPVEAFTPGVTSYVLDSAEKGKVTATAAQAGAIVEIDDSAEHQTVISVTGTDGISKLRYVVKFEDGAGTDPEPGEGTDPGEGTDPGEGTDPGEGTDPGEGTDPGEGTDPGEGTDPGEGTNPGAGANPVPIPSGPIETPTESAPEKQTVSETELRGDAVIELGANVTVVELPGNASEIVSGSSVVLKNDRFSVEIPVNVLSQAGEGQPVLVTVQPADADEAASILNAAANEANANVTFQSDVYTVRLTQSDGTAIRLSKEAGLNVSFPIEASDPNKTNVFKVNEDGSLRFVKSKAENGRIVASVTEEGRYVVAEVDKTFADVAAGHWASDAISNLTAKFIATGVSETEFAPDREVTRAEFTALLARALHLSAGTAPGDRAFSDVDENAWYASFVAAAFENGIVQGNGADRFNPNETIRRQELAALLIRAYEFSDGQGSDGAAELPFADANEIGEWAKESFAEAQRLGLLSGRGNGLFAPQSRLTRAEAMQSIDNLLKLL from the coding sequence ATGAAACTCAAGGGGTTAAAAAGATGGACGATTTCCACGTTTTGCGGTTTGTTCATCGCCGGTTCGATTCCTATCTCAGCATCCGCGCAGTCGGCTGCCGGCGAACCGATTGAAATTTATCGCAATTCGTTTGACGCTCCTTCCGCGATTCCGGGATGGAGCGCGACTTCCGGTTATGCGACTCTTGCGAACTCGTTGGACGAACAAAACGCCAATCCGAACGCTCACCTGTCGATTAAAGGATCCGGCCAACCTCTATCGGTCCAATCCGATCGATTTGACGCGCAGGAGTCGACGGAGTATCGGTTTGCGGGAAAAATCAAATGGGAGAACATGACGGGGGACGTTCGATTTTCGCTCCGGTTCTACGATCGCGACGGTCAATTGCTTGCGGCCGAGAACAGCGCATGGACGGCTCCGGCGACATCGGCCGGCGCTTGGCTGGATTTGGATTATACCGCGACGTCTCCGGCGGGCGCCGTTTCCGCGGAAGTGGCGATTGACTCGGAGGAAGCGACTTCCGGCACGTTTTTAGTGGATGATTTGACGGTTACCGATGCGGAAAGCAAGGTCGTGTTCAGCGAGAACTTTTCGCTGTTGATGAACGTTCCGGGCTGGACGTCCACAAGCGATAAAATGTCCGTATTGACGGATTCGGTCGACGGCAACCCTGCGCTGCTGCTGGACGATATTTATACGGTCAACGGCGAAAGCGCTTCAAGGCTTCAACTGCGGTCTGAAAAAATGCAGGTTACGGCGGGGAATTCCTATTCGTTTTCGCTTCGCGCTAACTCCGTCGCCCAGACGCACAGCTTAAACCTGAGATTGTATTTTTATAATGAAGCCGGCGTTTCCGTCGGCGAAATTTTAGTCGGCAAAACGGCCGCGGACCTTTTAGGAAAGGGCTGGCAGGAACTGAGCTCCGCTGTCGTAACGGCGCCGGAAGGAGCGGTTTCCGCGTTATTATCGTTCGAATCCGGACATGTAAGCCGGACGAAGGCGTATTTTGACGATGTCGTCGTTTACGAACATGCGCCTGCGGGCGATAACGGAGAAGACAACGGTTCGGGCAACGAGCCTCCGATCGGCACCGCCTTGATCAATCCCGGGTTCGAACTGGAGGCCGAAGCCGACGGAAGCGTTCCGGGCTGGACGGTGCAGCCGGCTTTGGCTTCCTATGGCGAAAGCGCCATCTCCCGTTCGATCGCGAAGTCGGGCAGCGCCAGCTTGTACTTTTACGACAAGGACAGCACTTCCGCCGGCGGGTATCGCATCTTCAGCAACCCGTTCGCCGTGAAGGAGGGCAGCAAAGTCAGCGTCGGCGCCCAAGTGTACCGCGTTCAGCAAACGCACAGCGTCGTTCTGGAAATTAATTTCTACGACGGCGAAGGGACCATCATCCAAACGATTAATAAATTGCATCCGGCAAGCGCGACGAAGGCGAACGAGTGGAATCCGATAACGAATGCGGACCAGGTTGCGCCGGCTGGCACAGTATCGGCAAGTGTATCGATTTATTCCGGTTACGTGTCGATTACGGAAATGTATATCGATGATGTGACAGTCGACGTCGTGGAGGCGACCGCTCCGGACGATTCGTATCCGTCGGATATTCAAAACGGCGGTTTTGAAGCGGCCCCGATCGAAGGCGGAATTGCGAACTGGACCGTCGATCCGGCGGCCGCCGGAGGAACGGCAGCCTTGAATAGCGCGATCGCAAAAGAAGGCGGCCAAAGCCTGTACTTCGAAGACGCGAGCACGGAAATCGGGTTCCGCGTCATGAGCGATCCGATCGCGGCCGTGCCGGGGGATTCGGTATTGGTGTCAAGCGACGTGTACGTTCTTTCCCAGACGCATAACATCGTGCTTGAGGTCAATTTCTTTCAGCAAGACGGCAGCTCGGCCGGCGCATCGGCAACGGAGCTGTTCTCGGGCAACACGTTGGGAACCGAAAAATGGTCGACGATGCGCAAAACGGTCGAAATTCCGGCAGGCGCGGCGTACATCACCGTCTCGTTCTACTCCGGCAATCCGAGCTTGACGAAGGCTTATTTCGACAACGTCACGATCTCGGTCATGCCGAAAGAAACGCCGCTTGCGCGCGAATATGGCGCTCCCGTCGATTTGGGAGCGATGGTCGACGTAAGCCTGGGTCAAGCGGGAGCCATTCAAACGCTTGAAAACGGCGACAACGAGGTATATTTCGTGACGAACGGCAAGCCGGGCACTTTCTTTGTGCTCGACGGAGATACCGGGGAACTGAAATTTTCCGAAGTGATTCCGAATACCATTGCCACGTGGGCGATGACGATCGGCGACGATCAAAACGTGTATTTCTCGGGCACGGAAGACGGCGAGCTGTATCGTTACGATTCGGTCAAACGGGAAGTCGAAGCGTTGGGCAACAATACGACGGATAACTGGACATGGGATCTGGCTGCGATTGACGGCAAAATATACGGCGGCACGTACAATTCGCTGACGCACGGAAAATTGTACGAGTACGACGTAGCCAATCGCGCGTTTCGCAATTACGGGGTCGTAGAACCGGGACAGCAGTACGTTCGGGGCATTGCGGTGGACGATCGGTATCTTTATGCCGCAATGGGAACGACGGTCCGATTGTACAAGGTCGATCGGATTACGGGCGAAAAAACCGAAATCCCGATTCCCGGATATTCGGGGACGACGGGAACGATGGGGGCGGTCTATGTCCTCAACGGCAAAATTTTCGCCGCGGTGAGCACACAAAAAATGGTCGTTATCGATGCGGCAACCGGCGCGGTCGATGCGGAGTTTTCCTACAACGACATGTTCTCCGAACCGGATCCGAAAAACGGGAATTTGGTCTACTACAAATACAACACTTCGCTGTATTCGTACGATATGGAGGCCAAGAAAACGGCGCCAATCGAGTTGGACGCTTCCTTGCCGGATACCCCGCGCGTGAAGGACATGACCTGGATTACGCCGCAGTCCGGTGAAAAAGCGGGCAAAACGATTTTGGCGATCATAACGCAATACGGCGAATATTTATACGCGGATTTAGAGGAAGGGACTTTGGATTACGTCCCGCTGGAAGTGGACCTCATGCCCGTCAATATTCAATCGCTGCAAACGGGGTTCGACGGCCGGCTTTATATGGGCGGCTACCAACGGGGGATGAGCGTTTACGATCCGTTTTCCGAAACGATCGTCGAAAACTTGCCTACGTTCGCCCAGCCCGAGGGCATCGGCTTCCTGAACGGGAAAGTCTATTACGGGACGTACGTGTCCGCCGTCATGTACGAGTACGATCCGACCCAAGAAACGGTCATGAACGAAAATCCCGTGATGGTTTTCGATATCGAGCATCAGGACAGACCGTTCGCAATTACTTCCGGCGACGACCGGCTGTTCGTCGGCACCGTGCCCGACTACGGCTATTTGGGCGGCTCCTTGGCCACGTATGACGATCGGACGAAGGAATGGAAACAGTTCGATCATGAAGACCTCGTGCCGAATCAAAGCATAATCGGATTGGCCTACGAAGACGGTTATCTATACGGAAGCACGACGGTTTGGGGCGGATTGGGCATTGACCCGTCCGAAACGGAAGCGGTCATCTTTATATGGGATGCGGTTCAAGAAAAAGTCGTGAAAAAAATCAAATTGTCCGACCTGGGATTGACGATCGACGAAGCTCCGCGCATGATCGGTTCGCTTGAATTCGGACCGGACGGATTGCTGTGGGGGATTGCGGACGGCACGATTTTCGCCCTTGACGTAAGCGATCTTAACGAGATCCGAATCGCGAAGCAAAAAATGATCAATCCGAGCTTGTACAACTCCAGCAAATGGATGCCCTATGAAATCCGGTTTGCGCCGGACGGCATGCTGTATACGACGCTATCGCGTAAATTGTATGCGATTGATCCGGAAACGCTGCAATATAAACTCGTTTACGACGGTTTCGTAAACAGCATGACGTTAGGTATCAACGGCACGATTTATTTCGCTCCCGAAGCGGGCACGAATTTGTCGAAGATCGAAATTCCCGAAACGGATGCCACGTTATCCGACATACGGATCGACGGCACGCCGGTAGAGGCCTTTACGCCGGGCGTAACCTCCTATGTGCTGGACAGCGCGGAAAAAGGCAAGGTAACGGCAACCGCCGCGCAAGCCGGAGCGATCGTGGAAATCGACGATTCGGCCGAACATCAAACGGTCATTAGCGTTACGGGGACGGACGGAATCTCGAAGCTGCGATACGTCGTCAAATTCGAAGACGGCGCCGGGACCGATCCGGAGCCGGGTGAGGGCACGGACCCGGGCGAAGGAACCGACCCGGGCGAAGGAACCGACCCAGGCGAAGGCACGGATCCGGGTGAGGGTACGGATCCTGGCGAAGGAACGGACCCGGGCGAAGGAACGGATCCTGGCGAAGGCACGAATCCGGGGGCGGGGGCGAATCCGGTGCCCATTCCGTCCGGTCCGATCGAAACGCCGACGGAAAGCGCGCCTGAAAAACAGACGGTTTCCGAAACGGAACTGCGCGGCGATGCCGTCATCGAACTGGGCGCGAACGTTACCGTCGTCGAACTTCCAGGCAACGCCAGCGAAATCGTAAGCGGATCTTCGGTCGTGTTGAAAAACGATCGCTTTTCCGTGGAAATTCCGGTCAACGTCCTGTCCCAAGCCGGAGAGGGTCAACCGGTTCTCGTAACGGTTCAACCGGCGGACGCTGACGAAGCCGCGAGCATTTTGAACGCGGCCGCAAACGAAGCGAATGCGAATGTAACCTTCCAATCGGACGTGTATACCGTTCGTTTAACGCAATCGGACGGAACGGCTATCCGACTAAGTAAAGAAGCGGGCTTGAACGTAAGCTTCCCGATCGAAGCGTCGGATCCGAATAAAACGAACGTCTTTAAGGTAAACGAGGACGGTTCGCTGCGGTTCGTGAAGAGCAAGGCGGAAAACGGCCGGATTGTTGCCTCCGTAACGGAGGAGGGCCGATATGTGGTTGCCGAAGTGGATAAAACGTTCGCGGATGTCGCGGCGGGACATTGGGCTTCCGATGCCATCTCCAATCTGACGGCCAAATTCATCGCCACGGGCGTATCCGAAACGGAATTCGCGCCGGATCGCGAAGTGACGCGCGCCGAATTTACGGCCCTGTTGGCCCGTGCCCTTCATTTGTCGGCGGGAACGGCCCCCGGAGATCGAGCCTTCTCCGACGTAGATGAAAATGCCTGGTACGCCTCATTCGTCGCTGCGGCATTCGAAAACGGGATCGTGCAGGGCAATGGCGCCGACCGGTTCAATCCGAACGAAACGATCCGCCGGCAAGAGTTGGCTGCGCTGCTCATTCGAGCCTATGAATTCTCCGACGGTCAAGGATCCGACGGAGCGGCCGAACTTCCATTTGCGGATGCGAACGAGATTGGCGAATGGGCGAAAGAAAGCTTCGCCGAAGCGCAACGGTTAGGCCTGTTAAGCGGACGGGGGAACGGCTTGTTCGCCCCCCAAAGCCGCCTGACGCGCGCGGAAGCGATGCAAAGCATCGATAACTTGCTGAAGCTGCTGTAG
- a CDS encoding carbohydrate ABC transporter permease — MFPIVYILAVSLSDTASVTQGKVFLWPKGLNFEAYAQVLNDIKIPRAYLNTIMYTALGTFINVLLTAMAAYPLAQREFIGRKQWTFFIVVTMFLNPGIIPNYLIVKELGMIDTVWALVIPNAIWTFQLIIMKSFFEGMSSQVREAAKVDGASEYRILFSMMIPLSKPALASIALFYFIGHWNSYFLPMIYLNTDSLYPLQVVLRDMLVFSEDSGSALVEAAALAPQAKKNATIVLTMIPVLIVYPFAQKYFAKGVMLGSEKG; from the coding sequence TTGTTTCCCATCGTCTATATTTTGGCCGTATCGTTGAGCGATACCGCAAGCGTAACGCAAGGCAAAGTCTTCTTGTGGCCGAAAGGGCTGAATTTCGAAGCTTACGCTCAAGTGTTGAACGATATCAAAATTCCCCGGGCCTATTTGAATACGATTATGTATACCGCGCTGGGGACGTTCATTAACGTGCTGTTGACGGCGATGGCCGCTTATCCGCTGGCCCAACGCGAATTTATCGGCCGCAAGCAGTGGACGTTTTTTATCGTCGTCACCATGTTTTTGAACCCCGGAATCATTCCGAACTACCTGATCGTCAAGGAATTGGGCATGATCGATACCGTATGGGCGCTGGTCATTCCGAATGCCATTTGGACCTTCCAGTTGATCATTATGAAAAGCTTCTTTGAAGGCATGTCTTCCCAGGTCCGCGAAGCGGCGAAAGTGGACGGCGCCTCGGAATATCGCATTTTGTTCAGCATGATGATTCCGCTGTCCAAGCCGGCTCTCGCTTCGATCGCGTTGTTCTACTTTATCGGCCACTGGAACAGCTATTTCTTGCCGATGATTTATTTGAATACGGACTCCTTGTATCCGCTGCAGGTCGTTCTGAGAGATATGCTGGTCTTCAGCGAAGACAGCGGCTCGGCGCTGGTCGAAGCCGCGGCGTTGGCGCCGCAGGCGAAGAAAAACGCGACGATCGTCCTGACGATGATCCCGGTTTTGATCGTTTATCCGTTCGCCCAGAAATATTTTGCCAAAGGGGTCATGCTGGGATCCGAGAAAGGCTGA
- a CDS encoding extracellular solute-binding protein, which produces MSKKLTRKSMVMLLVLAMAMTLLAACSGNNGGNSNAGGTNGGGGSAGSAAPTESASADYGDTGGLTLPLVDEPTEITWMLVGEYEVNNSLVAQEIEKRTGIKVNFQTVSSSQYLDKLSVTLGSGDLPDIFHGLKIPELNDIGQEGAVVAINDYADMLPNFKKLYLEENPWVVDSYGDQNGKLYSWPIYKMNRDVNHGFMYRADVFEANGIEPWTDTDSFYQALKKLKEIYPSSYPYASKTGVSIFKDWAYGWGVGSTEYPVYYDEADGQWKFASIQAAHKDELDFMKKLYSEGLMDPEFLTSTTDAWTSKMTTDQSFVTWDWIGRLDLFYNQVKDANPEYDLRYANPIGPTGNIRSLPEIDASWGIAVANNKNAEAALKLLDYLTSPSGSELMTIGVEGVNFEWDENGKPVYPELADVETIDITVLNEKYGMWLEGLTFVPTTVPSTITTRKENRKLKI; this is translated from the coding sequence ATGTCAAAGAAGTTGACAAGAAAATCGATGGTCATGCTGTTGGTGCTTGCGATGGCGATGACGTTATTGGCTGCGTGCAGCGGCAATAACGGCGGAAATTCGAATGCGGGCGGTACGAACGGAGGAGGCGGCAGCGCGGGCAGCGCGGCTCCGACGGAAAGCGCTTCAGCGGATTACGGCGACACCGGAGGCCTGACGCTGCCGCTTGTAGACGAGCCGACGGAAATCACGTGGATGCTGGTCGGCGAATACGAGGTTAACAACTCGTTGGTCGCCCAGGAAATCGAAAAGCGGACCGGCATTAAAGTCAATTTTCAAACCGTTTCGAGTTCCCAATACCTGGATAAGCTAAGCGTTACCCTGGGGTCGGGAGATTTGCCGGATATTTTCCACGGCTTGAAAATTCCCGAATTGAACGATATCGGCCAAGAAGGAGCGGTCGTTGCCATTAACGATTATGCCGACATGCTTCCCAACTTCAAAAAATTATATCTTGAAGAAAATCCTTGGGTTGTCGATTCGTACGGCGACCAAAACGGCAAGCTTTACTCCTGGCCGATCTACAAAATGAACCGCGACGTCAACCACGGTTTCATGTATCGCGCCGACGTTTTTGAGGCGAACGGAATCGAGCCTTGGACGGATACCGATTCGTTCTATCAAGCGCTGAAGAAATTGAAGGAAATCTATCCTTCCTCTTACCCGTACGCTTCGAAAACGGGGGTATCCATCTTCAAAGACTGGGCTTACGGCTGGGGAGTCGGGTCCACGGAATATCCGGTTTACTACGACGAAGCGGACGGACAATGGAAATTCGCTTCGATCCAGGCCGCTCACAAGGACGAGCTTGATTTCATGAAAAAGCTGTACTCCGAAGGCCTGATGGATCCCGAGTTTTTGACGTCGACTACGGATGCCTGGACGTCGAAAATGACGACGGATCAATCTTTCGTCACTTGGGACTGGATCGGCCGCCTGGATCTGTTCTACAACCAGGTAAAAGACGCCAACCCCGAATACGACTTGCGTTATGCCAATCCGATCGGACCTACCGGCAACATTCGTTCCCTTCCGGAAATCGACGCGAGCTGGGGCATCGCGGTCGCGAACAACAAAAATGCCGAAGCGGCCCTTAAGCTGCTCGATTATTTGACCAGCCCGTCCGGTTCCGAGCTGATGACGATCGGCGTCGAAGGCGTGAACTTCGAGTGGGACGAGAACGGCAAGCCGGTTTATCCGGAGCTCGCCGACGTGGAAACGATCGATATTACGGTGTTGAACGAGAAATACGGCATGTGGCTGGAGGGGCTTACGTTCGTCCCGACCACCGTTCCGTCTACTATAACTACACGGAAAGAGAACAGGAAGCTCAAGATATGA